A single window of uncultured Methanospirillum sp. DNA harbors:
- a CDS encoding OsmC family protein, which produces MDNDMPWDKARMEFKPVSMTVSHTGGMTFTADTTSGLKIPIDAHVHLGGGGTTPNPIEYLIASLGGCIGIKILLSLSDAGITPGLLTIGIQAERRQELPAVFEKVHLVVTVSGPVNRHQISDIMTRTLSHLCPIAAMFASVGTVTFEHHIVDEQ; this is translated from the coding sequence ATGGATAATGATATGCCCTGGGACAAGGCACGGATGGAGTTTAAACCGGTCTCAATGACCGTCTCACATACCGGCGGCATGACATTCACCGCTGATACTACTTCAGGTTTAAAAATCCCGATAGACGCTCATGTCCACCTTGGTGGTGGCGGCACAACCCCGAATCCCATTGAGTATCTCATCGCTTCACTGGGGGGTTGTATCGGGATCAAGATCCTGCTCTCACTCAGTGATGCTGGTATCACTCCCGGTCTGCTCACCATCGGAATCCAGGCAGAACGAAGGCAGGAACTCCCTGCGGTCTTTGAGAAGGTACATCTTGTCGTGACCGTGTCAGGGCCTGTGAATCGTCATCAGATATCTGATATTATGACCCGGACACTCTCGCACCTCTGTCCGATCGCTGCGATGTTTGCGAGCGTTGGCACAGTCACGTTCGAGCACCACATTGTGGATGAGCAATAG
- a CDS encoding SpoIIE family protein phosphatase, translating into MFIESLVVGDLLEKMATVCFAAYLLTRVKGVDFLVGRERTWRYIAIISFIFGIFYAFGYYAGSGTATDFLSTSKIGPNMAGLIAGPFGGVGAALFGLLLQAAGTGAIRPDVLITEVLNGLVCGIVFLLNGRRLIHVWQAALLGAALTTADSVITLFLYQGIDISRLLLVNIASIEILVIATGMGLFTMLMHNVAREKERSWTASRLEGQVLAAREIQLGYLPAKIPEMSGIRVAARLIPMHEVGGDFYDFQQITPARCFFCIGDVAGKGVSAAFVMASTLTLLRNALIYSDQPAEILSQVNQGLIRSSNDSLFVTLLAGVMDLETGVIIYANAGHNPPFIINDTNASLIQMDPDIPVGTWEDYQYKQEEFRLNTGEHLVLYTDGVTECENAEGMLGIEPVLQAFSGSGLPDSDPTDPETIVKTITDLVFRHAGTGVPGDDVTVLVIGRDHEADRSSSPIAHPQCGART; encoded by the coding sequence ATGTTTATTGAGTCACTGGTGGTCGGAGATCTCCTCGAAAAGATGGCCACCGTCTGTTTTGCCGCATACCTGCTAACAAGGGTAAAGGGTGTGGACTTCCTCGTTGGCAGAGAGCGGACATGGCGCTACATCGCCATCATCTCGTTCATATTCGGAATATTCTACGCCTTTGGATATTATGCAGGAAGCGGGACAGCAACAGACTTCCTGAGCACCAGCAAGATCGGCCCGAATATGGCAGGGTTGATCGCAGGGCCGTTCGGGGGAGTCGGGGCCGCTCTCTTCGGGCTTCTGCTCCAGGCTGCAGGGACCGGGGCGATACGTCCGGATGTCCTGATCACCGAAGTTCTGAACGGACTGGTCTGTGGGATCGTCTTCCTGCTGAACGGAAGAAGACTGATTCATGTCTGGCAGGCGGCTCTGCTCGGGGCAGCGCTCACCACGGCAGACTCCGTCATCACCCTCTTCCTTTACCAGGGGATCGATATCTCAAGGCTTCTCCTCGTAAACATCGCATCTATTGAGATCCTGGTGATCGCAACCGGCATGGGCCTCTTCACCATGTTGATGCACAACGTGGCACGGGAGAAAGAGAGGAGCTGGACAGCCTCACGTCTTGAGGGACAGGTTCTTGCAGCACGGGAGATACAGTTGGGATACCTGCCTGCAAAGATTCCGGAGATGAGCGGGATCAGGGTTGCAGCCAGACTCATCCCGATGCATGAGGTTGGCGGTGATTTTTACGATTTTCAGCAGATCACCCCGGCAAGATGCTTCTTCTGCATCGGGGATGTCGCAGGAAAAGGTGTCTCGGCAGCATTCGTGATGGCATCAACCCTGACGCTTTTGCGCAATGCACTCATCTACTCTGACCAGCCTGCCGAGATCCTCTCTCAAGTTAACCAGGGGCTTATCAGGAGCAGTAATGACAGCCTGTTTGTCACCCTGCTTGCCGGGGTTATGGATCTTGAGACAGGGGTGATCATCTATGCTAACGCAGGTCATAACCCGCCGTTTATCATCAATGATACCAATGCTTCACTGATCCAGATGGATCCTGACATCCCGGTCGGAACCTGGGAAGACTACCAGTACAAGCAGGAAGAGTTCAGGCTGAACACCGGTGAACACCTCGTGCTCTACACCGACGGGGTCACCGAGTGTGAGAATGCTGAAGGGATGCTCGGGATTGAGCCGGTGCTGCAGGCATTTTCCGGATCAGGACTGCCGGACAGCGATCCAACAGATCCTGAAACCATCGTAAAGACGATCACGGATCTCGTGTTTCGACATGCCGGAACCGGAGTTCCCGGAGATGACGTGACCGTCCTTGTGATAGGGAGAGATCACGAGGCTGACAGAAGTTCATCACCTATTGCTCATCCACAATGTGGTGCTCGAACGTGA
- a CDS encoding PAS domain S-box protein: protein MNQASQTTEPLSVLYVDDEPDLLALAKIFLERTGRFRLDTAGSGPEAQEKLITGRYDAILSDYQMPGMNGIDLLKYVRERYRAIPFILFTGRGREEIVIQALDNGADFYIQKGGEPKSQFAELQNKIQRAVGEKRAVLAKEESEHRMSDIINFLPDATFAIDREGRVIVWNKAIEEMTGVAAREILGRSDHEYAIPFYGERRKILIDLVFSPDAETEALYTRFIKREGDVIFTETEIKGSGKEPRWVWAKAGPLYDSDGMMVGAIESVRDISDRKKAEEVLVESRDYLNQIFSSVKEGIVIVDAETHTIVDLNPAAATLIGAERREILGKVCHKFICPDEDGRCPITDLNQTVDNSERVLLNPDGRAVPIIKNVVPFQFQGRKRLLETFFDNTQRVSDLEALRQSEEKFRSFVENANDIVYDMTLDGVFTYVSPNWTTILGHPAEEVIGKNFSQFVHPDDVARCNEALASLIATGAGRGGVEYRIRHRDGSWRWHISNNAPIRDATGVVKSVIGIGRDVTDKRRLGDGLKQANRQLSLLSGITRHDILNKISVITGLLVLVREMATSQEAESYLSKIYEAINTIRAQIEFTRVYEDLGTQEPQWQSLDEILKNLQVPEPVTLTSETRCALVLADLMLKKVFFNLLDDSVSHGINVHSIGVKAEPGGDTLSITWTDDGGGIPAEEKPKIFDRGYGTHTGFGLFLSREILTITGITIEENGVPGEGARFEIKVPKGMWRMDSPITGEQK, encoded by the coding sequence ATGAATCAGGCATCACAGACGACTGAACCATTATCGGTACTGTACGTAGATGACGAGCCTGATCTTCTTGCCCTCGCCAAAATATTTCTTGAACGGACCGGCAGGTTCAGGCTCGATACTGCAGGATCGGGGCCTGAAGCACAGGAGAAACTTATCACAGGGAGGTACGATGCCATCCTCTCTGACTACCAGATGCCGGGTATGAACGGGATCGATCTTCTCAAGTACGTCAGGGAACGGTATAGAGCTATTCCGTTCATTCTCTTTACAGGAAGAGGACGTGAAGAGATTGTTATCCAGGCACTTGACAACGGTGCTGACTTCTACATCCAGAAGGGAGGCGAGCCAAAGTCACAGTTCGCCGAACTTCAGAACAAGATCCAGAGGGCAGTTGGCGAGAAGAGGGCAGTTCTCGCGAAAGAAGAGTCTGAACACCGGATGTCTGACATCATCAACTTCCTGCCGGATGCCACGTTTGCGATAGACAGAGAAGGAAGGGTCATCGTCTGGAACAAGGCGATTGAGGAGATGACCGGTGTTGCTGCCAGGGAGATTCTGGGGAGATCTGATCACGAGTATGCAATTCCGTTCTATGGGGAGCGGAGAAAGATTTTGATCGATCTTGTCTTCTCTCCTGATGCAGAGACAGAGGCACTGTATACCCGGTTCATCAAAAGAGAGGGTGACGTCATCTTCACCGAGACAGAGATCAAAGGGTCCGGTAAAGAACCCAGGTGGGTCTGGGCAAAGGCAGGGCCGCTCTATGACAGTGATGGAATGATGGTCGGGGCCATCGAGTCTGTCAGGGATATATCTGACAGGAAAAAAGCAGAAGAGGTTCTGGTTGAGAGCAGGGATTATCTCAACCAGATCTTCTCATCAGTAAAAGAGGGCATCGTGATCGTTGATGCCGAGACCCATACAATCGTGGATCTCAACCCGGCAGCTGCAACCCTGATTGGGGCAGAACGGAGAGAGATCCTGGGGAAGGTCTGCCACAAATTCATCTGTCCTGATGAAGATGGCAGGTGCCCGATCACCGATCTCAATCAGACTGTTGACAACTCAGAGCGGGTCCTGCTGAATCCAGACGGCAGAGCGGTTCCGATCATCAAGAACGTCGTCCCGTTCCAGTTCCAGGGGAGAAAAAGGCTGCTTGAGACGTTCTTTGACAACACCCAGCGGGTTTCAGATCTTGAAGCACTCAGACAGAGCGAGGAGAAGTTCAGGTCATTTGTCGAGAACGCCAACGACATCGTGTATGATATGACCCTGGACGGGGTATTCACCTATGTCTCGCCGAACTGGACAACTATCCTCGGTCACCCTGCAGAAGAAGTCATTGGAAAAAATTTTAGCCAGTTTGTCCATCCCGATGATGTTGCCAGATGCAATGAAGCCCTGGCCTCTCTCATCGCAACAGGAGCCGGAAGGGGCGGTGTTGAGTATCGGATACGGCATCGTGACGGATCATGGAGATGGCATATCTCAAACAACGCACCGATTCGTGACGCCACCGGCGTAGTAAAGTCAGTCATCGGGATCGGGCGTGATGTCACTGATAAGAGACGGCTCGGTGATGGATTAAAACAGGCAAACAGGCAGCTCTCCCTCCTTTCAGGAATTACGAGGCATGATATCCTGAACAAGATCTCGGTCATCACGGGTCTTCTGGTGCTTGTCAGGGAGATGGCAACGAGCCAGGAGGCTGAGTCATACCTGAGCAAGATCTATGAAGCCATCAACACGATCAGGGCACAGATCGAGTTTACCAGGGTGTACGAGGATCTCGGTACCCAGGAACCGCAGTGGCAGTCACTTGATGAGATCCTGAAAAATCTCCAGGTTCCAGAACCTGTCACGCTTACTTCAGAGACAAGATGTGCCCTGGTACTTGCTGACCTGATGCTTAAGAAGGTCTTTTTTAACCTGCTCGACGACTCGGTAAGCCACGGGATTAACGTGCATTCCATCGGGGTGAAGGCTGAACCGGGAGGGGATACGCTCTCCATCACCTGGACAGATGATGGCGGAGGAATACCTGCCGAAGAAAAACCAAAGATCTTTGATCGAGGATATGGAACCCATACCGGATTCGGCCTCTTCTTATCGCGTGAGATCCTCACGATAACAGGCATCACCATTGAGGAGAACGGGGTGCCTGGAGAAGGAGCACGGTTTGAGATCAAAGTTCCAAAAGGAATGTGGCGTATGGATTCTCCCATCACCGGTGAACAGAAATAG
- a CDS encoding UvrD-helicase domain-containing protein, with amino-acid sequence MNGTPRQIEAITTHDRSLIVTAGAGTGKTHVLVNKYLNLLETFGEGKEWHENPISVRNILALTFTDKAAAEMKERIRKSLEAKQGVYWERTREEFLIAPVQTFHSFCAQVLREFAFEAHVEPSFVVLDEQESSRILTSCFQDLIHTPAEGDAIVYALATVGPYNLEQMIRTLYSRRDEAEKFFARLIGDQEAVISFWKHEIQAFRKEKAGEIRGDPTFRRAVRSLIAFALMDIPSDDKAMVYLQKVRPFLEVMDGDGSTGTADEFLEAVTRYLKVKLGSGGSKKIWTEELLAELRDTYKKLNAILEDVRAESAAAMRFDPGEKFSIRTIRFLIALGTSFTRFCELVEEEKAAAGGIDFADLIRSCRELFRDHHDLIAAHYNKQFRYILVDEFQDTDPAQFEIVTAIAGTPGPDLQSLFIVGDPKQSIYLFREADVTRFRDAASLITAECSGREIPLDVCFRSSPAVITFVNILFSGLFSTAEKPWEFPYEQAMVSDERAGHTGTVTLLLTHKDGEVSEPEAVADEIAAMVRGGSEVYEEGERDVEGRRTFSTRPAAWRDVVILLERRTNLGEYLHALGQRSIPYYVHKGTGFYQRQEILDLISLLTFLQRPYDDIALIGLLRSPYIGLEDTDLLHIRRSGAGTFFERLNRYGKRCDGAARAHDLLTTWRGRAGRWRVSHLIQSVLDESGVLAVYGGLEQGQQILSNIRKLQEMVREREEKGRYQLADLVTDLSEAVQTGDQEGEAMIDDPGLDAVRIMTVHAAKGLEFPIVFVPGMGQRPNLVQPPVLMEGPGPLMGVRIPDPEDNFETTETPVYSLLRYRQEERLLAEKKRLLYVALTRSADHLIMSGEIGDELPDGSKDTRLDWIIKELGITGNVISAGEMPLRSQDGTEITMRICEPAQAHIQADRTTPPFIIPDELRDEQGRFVLQQIAGDRSGSPLLVTEIAKAIAIDEADDHGEQQDGQHGARGAVYGTAVHEVLRGRDPAAVIREWEIGQDLHQELMEVKERFNSLPEIMNAGEVKRELAFTVTIDETPVTGRIDCIVQKEDGSWLVIDYKSDTLSGSDLITKMAYRVQTEIYRQAAEILGMKPATATLYSVPEGRLLSMEPLEKDAVSEIIRKAWNERQSGDRNT; translated from the coding sequence ATGAACGGAACACCACGCCAGATAGAGGCGATCACCACCCATGACCGCTCACTCATCGTCACCGCAGGGGCAGGAACCGGGAAGACCCATGTGCTCGTGAACAAATACCTGAACCTGCTTGAGACGTTCGGGGAGGGAAAAGAGTGGCACGAGAACCCGATATCGGTCAGAAACATCCTTGCCCTCACCTTCACTGACAAGGCAGCAGCCGAGATGAAGGAGCGGATCAGAAAGAGCCTTGAGGCAAAACAGGGTGTTTACTGGGAACGGACCCGGGAAGAGTTTCTCATCGCACCGGTCCAGACCTTTCATTCGTTCTGTGCCCAGGTGCTCAGAGAGTTTGCATTTGAGGCACATGTTGAGCCCTCGTTCGTGGTCCTTGATGAGCAGGAGTCCTCCCGTATCCTCACCTCCTGCTTTCAGGATCTGATTCACACCCCGGCAGAAGGGGATGCTATTGTATACGCCCTTGCAACCGTCGGACCGTACAACCTTGAGCAGATGATCAGAACCCTCTACTCACGCAGGGATGAGGCAGAGAAGTTCTTCGCACGACTCATTGGTGATCAGGAGGCTGTGATCTCCTTCTGGAAGCATGAGATACAAGCCTTCAGAAAGGAGAAAGCAGGAGAGATCAGGGGTGATCCAACATTCAGAAGAGCGGTCAGATCCCTCATCGCATTTGCGTTGATGGATATCCCGTCCGATGACAAGGCAATGGTGTACCTTCAGAAGGTACGGCCATTCCTAGAGGTCATGGACGGGGACGGATCTACTGGGACTGCTGACGAGTTCCTTGAGGCAGTCACCAGGTACCTGAAGGTGAAACTCGGTTCCGGGGGATCAAAAAAGATCTGGACCGAAGAACTGCTGGCAGAACTGAGAGATACGTATAAAAAACTGAACGCGATTCTTGAAGATGTCAGGGCCGAATCCGCTGCAGCGATGAGGTTTGATCCAGGTGAGAAGTTCAGCATCCGCACCATCAGATTCCTGATTGCACTTGGAACCTCATTCACCCGGTTCTGTGAACTCGTAGAGGAGGAGAAGGCAGCAGCAGGAGGGATCGATTTTGCAGATCTCATCAGGAGCTGCAGAGAGCTCTTCAGGGATCATCATGACCTTATCGCTGCGCATTACAACAAGCAGTTCAGATACATCCTTGTCGACGAGTTCCAGGACACCGATCCTGCCCAGTTTGAGATCGTGACCGCCATTGCAGGAACCCCGGGTCCTGATCTGCAGAGTCTCTTCATCGTCGGTGACCCAAAACAGTCGATATACCTCTTCAGGGAGGCTGATGTCACCCGGTTCCGTGATGCTGCATCGTTGATCACCGCAGAGTGCAGCGGCAGGGAGATCCCTCTTGATGTCTGCTTCAGAAGTTCACCTGCAGTCATCACCTTTGTCAATATTCTCTTTTCAGGCCTCTTCAGCACCGCAGAAAAACCGTGGGAGTTTCCGTACGAACAGGCGATGGTCTCTGATGAACGGGCCGGGCATACCGGGACGGTCACGCTCCTCCTCACCCACAAGGACGGAGAGGTATCAGAACCAGAAGCGGTCGCTGACGAGATCGCAGCCATGGTACGAGGCGGGTCTGAAGTTTATGAGGAGGGAGAACGGGACGTTGAGGGACGGCGGACGTTCAGCACAAGACCGGCAGCATGGCGGGATGTTGTCATTCTCCTGGAACGGAGGACCAACCTTGGCGAGTATCTTCATGCACTCGGGCAGAGGAGCATTCCGTATTATGTCCACAAAGGAACAGGATTTTACCAGAGACAGGAGATCCTCGATCTCATCAGCCTGCTCACCTTCCTTCAGCGTCCGTACGATGATATCGCCCTCATCGGCTTGCTCAGATCCCCATACATCGGTCTTGAGGATACCGATCTCCTTCATATCCGCAGATCAGGAGCAGGCACGTTCTTTGAGAGACTGAACAGGTACGGGAAGAGGTGCGATGGAGCAGCCCGGGCCCATGACCTTCTGACAACCTGGAGAGGACGTGCAGGAAGATGGCGTGTTTCACACCTGATTCAGTCGGTGCTTGATGAGTCAGGAGTTCTCGCTGTGTATGGAGGACTTGAGCAGGGTCAGCAGATCCTCTCAAACATCAGAAAACTCCAGGAGATGGTGAGAGAGCGGGAAGAGAAAGGGAGGTACCAGCTCGCAGATCTTGTCACCGATCTCAGCGAGGCGGTGCAGACCGGCGACCAGGAGGGGGAGGCGATGATCGATGACCCGGGGCTTGATGCCGTACGGATCATGACGGTCCATGCTGCAAAAGGGCTTGAGTTTCCGATCGTCTTTGTTCCCGGGATGGGCCAGAGGCCAAACCTTGTCCAGCCCCCGGTCCTCATGGAGGGACCCGGCCCGCTCATGGGAGTGAGGATTCCGGATCCTGAAGATAACTTTGAGACAACAGAGACACCGGTTTACTCGCTGCTCAGGTACAGGCAGGAGGAGAGGCTTCTTGCCGAGAAGAAGCGGCTCCTCTACGTTGCCCTGACCCGGTCTGCAGACCACCTGATCATGAGCGGGGAGATAGGTGATGAACTCCCTGATGGAAGCAAAGATACCAGACTCGACTGGATCATCAAAGAACTCGGGATTACCGGGAATGTGATATCAGCAGGAGAGATGCCGCTCAGATCACAAGACGGGACAGAGATCACAATGAGGATCTGCGAGCCCGCTCAAGCACATATCCAGGCAGACAGGACCACACCGCCCTTCATCATCCCTGACGAACTGCGTGATGAGCAGGGAAGATTTGTCCTGCAGCAGATTGCAGGAGACCGTTCCGGTTCACCCCTGCTTGTCACAGAGATTGCTAAAGCAATAGCCATCGATGAGGCTGATGACCATGGTGAACAGCAGGACGGACAGCATGGAGCCCGGGGAGCAGTTTATGGAACCGCGGTCCATGAGGTGCTCAGAGGAAGGGACCCGGCAGCAGTCATCAGGGAGTGGGAGATAGGTCAGGATCTTCACCAGGAACTCATGGAGGTGAAGGAACGTTTCAATTCTCTTCCTGAGATCATGAATGCAGGAGAGGTGAAGCGTGAACTCGCCTTCACGGTCACCATCGATGAAACGCCTGTGACCGGGCGTATCGATTGCATCGTTCAGAAAGAGGACGGGTCGTGGCTGGTGATCGATTACAAGAGTGATACCCTCTCCGGCTCTGATCTGATCACAAAGATGGCATACCGGGTTCAGACCGAGATCTACAGGCAGGCGGCAGAGATCCTTGGAATGAAGCCTGCAACCGCTACATTATATAGCGTTCCAGAAGGAAGACTCCTCTCCATGGAGCCCCTGGAGAAGGATGCTGTCAGCGAAATCATACGCAAAGCATGGAATGAGAGGCAAAGCGGTGACAGAAACACATAA
- a CDS encoding PD-(D/E)XK nuclease family protein → MTPGSDESIHPLLADLADFSPSSDRNFLFVQTNHLVRAIQDAYVRTGTPILPDQITTLREFCRRHHENSNSQTTLISDGQSLQLLSETLETIREDIPFFFSRHNPAPTTLKDLLALRDILSQRRITFFEPVQIRNSEKCRQINLALEAYSRALDQRGLTDATGLIEWTISTIEDGLSNTFGTVIFRGFHKPLPREKELIRAIRDHAEHCVYQYPTGRDQSIYDIPDWFGDGITPMDEPPLSKLFTGEEIRSDEGINIGIFQSPREELESIAEEICYLHESGVSLHDITVVTPDISSHALITGIFQDFGISSQISAGEALNREPLVGFFTLFPSLVADNFPREDLMSLMASPFFRSDQPDIRLPGIGVVDMILRRARIIEGPSWDRTLEALAEDSECGSDGETGEAINPEDLAAVRGWIEKFQTDLLTLRVEQTLSEHVTVFRQILDHWVRPGFIGKPDTVRVSQREKRAWERFDLCLTRLSALSEPGRKIGVGSFSRYLNYLLEELVTISEDQGGVTVMRLSETAYLHLPYLFLAGLVEGDIPRPSTRLPLLTAAESDLLGGRSLSEVISGEQYSFISAISAGDQVYLSAPRSRGEKIQLTSPFLEEVRHRLNPPEWGRVITRSKSHAAISAGRLIAKGEASSDVTPDTDEALDRTTEKILDLLSADQTYGSVAERILMEDWHRTGAPDSPYDGVLSDDQDATAWLTERFGPAKVWAPTRLETYATCPFRFFLQQVLRLSPLPDVDPALTPAQRGNFIHDTLCDFFRQWSQDGPRQITRQYLAGATDLLKEIGIEKSRRYTFTTPAWHATLLSLFGDRDQPGLFDRFLACEAAREETTLLPGYFECEIGAEKAGDGSGNRNRNGEKAGTVQEEESSTGEISGEDRRAEERSWVLLDQGDEEPVRISGRIDRVDLSRDGYFAIIDYKTGSSYPNAKGIREGTALQLPLYLLALEKMNEDDELPLTGIAGSYCEISRKVRQSWPLLSPDHKNLVVAGTSRATTGFRDILMNSLDAARTCISHIRSGRFPLPETCQVPYCEYTGICRFNRFRISDSGEES, encoded by the coding sequence ATGACACCCGGCTCTGATGAATCAATACACCCCCTGCTCGCAGACCTTGCAGATTTTTCCCCTTCATCTGATCGGAACTTTCTGTTTGTTCAGACAAACCACCTTGTCAGAGCGATTCAGGATGCATATGTCAGAACGGGGACTCCGATACTCCCTGATCAGATCACAACACTTCGGGAGTTCTGCAGACGGCACCACGAGAACTCAAACTCACAAACAACGCTGATCTCTGACGGTCAGTCACTCCAGCTCCTCTCAGAGACACTTGAAACGATCCGCGAGGATATCCCGTTCTTCTTTTCACGACACAACCCTGCCCCCACGACTCTCAAGGATCTCCTGGCACTGCGGGACATCCTCTCACAGCGAAGAATTACCTTTTTTGAACCAGTACAGATAAGAAATTCTGAGAAGTGCAGACAGATCAATCTGGCACTCGAAGCATACAGCAGGGCCCTTGACCAGAGAGGTCTGACAGATGCAACCGGCCTTATCGAGTGGACTATCTCTACAATCGAGGACGGGCTGTCCAATACCTTCGGAACTGTCATATTCAGGGGGTTTCACAAGCCCCTCCCGAGGGAGAAGGAACTGATCAGGGCGATCAGGGATCATGCAGAACACTGTGTGTATCAGTATCCGACCGGCAGGGACCAGAGTATCTATGATATCCCGGACTGGTTCGGTGATGGTATTACCCCCATGGATGAGCCGCCCCTGTCCAAGCTCTTCACCGGAGAGGAGATCAGGAGCGACGAGGGGATCAACATCGGGATCTTCCAGAGTCCGCGTGAAGAACTCGAATCCATTGCTGAAGAGATCTGCTATCTCCATGAGAGCGGGGTTTCACTTCATGATATCACGGTTGTAACTCCTGACATCTCTTCTCATGCTCTGATAACCGGAATCTTTCAGGACTTTGGTATCTCCTCGCAGATCTCTGCCGGCGAGGCATTGAACAGGGAGCCTCTGGTTGGTTTCTTCACCCTCTTCCCCTCCCTGGTCGCTGATAATTTTCCACGTGAAGATCTGATGAGCCTGATGGCAAGTCCGTTCTTCAGATCCGACCAGCCTGATATCAGACTGCCTGGGATCGGGGTTGTTGATATGATACTCAGGAGGGCCAGAATCATAGAAGGCCCATCCTGGGACCGTACCCTTGAGGCCCTTGCAGAGGACTCTGAATGTGGAAGCGATGGAGAAACCGGCGAGGCGATTAATCCCGAAGACCTTGCCGCAGTACGGGGATGGATTGAGAAGTTCCAGACCGACCTCCTCACGCTCAGGGTCGAGCAGACCCTGTCAGAACATGTGACTGTCTTTCGTCAGATCCTTGACCACTGGGTGAGGCCCGGGTTTATCGGAAAGCCTGACACAGTCAGGGTATCACAACGGGAGAAGAGGGCATGGGAGCGGTTTGATCTCTGTCTCACCAGGCTTTCTGCTCTCTCGGAGCCAGGCAGGAAGATCGGGGTAGGTTCATTCTCCAGGTACCTCAACTACCTTCTCGAGGAACTGGTGACCATCAGTGAGGATCAGGGCGGGGTGACGGTGATGCGGCTTTCAGAGACAGCTTACCTGCACCTTCCATACCTCTTCCTTGCCGGGCTTGTTGAAGGGGACATTCCCAGGCCTTCAACACGGCTTCCGCTCCTCACCGCTGCGGAGTCAGACCTCCTCGGAGGCCGGAGCCTCTCCGAGGTGATCAGCGGTGAGCAGTACTCGTTCATCAGTGCCATATCTGCCGGTGACCAGGTGTATCTCTCTGCACCACGGAGCCGGGGCGAGAAGATCCAACTCACCTCCCCGTTTCTGGAAGAAGTGAGACACCGGCTGAATCCTCCTGAATGGGGAAGGGTAATTACCAGATCAAAGAGTCATGCCGCGATTTCAGCCGGGAGGCTGATCGCGAAGGGTGAAGCCTCATCAGATGTGACCCCGGATACAGACGAGGCTTTGGACAGGACTACAGAGAAGATCCTGGATCTCCTTTCTGCTGATCAGACGTATGGTTCTGTGGCCGAGCGGATTCTGATGGAGGACTGGCACCGCACCGGTGCACCAGACTCACCATACGACGGAGTCCTTTCAGACGATCAGGATGCAACCGCATGGCTGACAGAACGGTTCGGCCCTGCGAAGGTCTGGGCACCGACGAGGCTTGAGACATATGCCACCTGCCCGTTCAGATTCTTCCTTCAGCAGGTACTCCGCCTCTCTCCTCTCCCCGATGTGGATCCCGCCCTGACTCCTGCCCAGCGGGGGAACTTTATCCATGACACACTCTGTGACTTCTTCAGGCAATGGTCACAGGACGGTCCCAGGCAGATCACCAGGCAGTACCTCGCTGGTGCAACCGATCTTCTCAAGGAGATCGGGATCGAGAAGAGCCGGAGATACACGTTCACAACTCCGGCCTGGCATGCAACACTCCTCTCGCTCTTTGGAGACCGGGATCAGCCAGGCCTGTTTGACCGGTTTCTTGCGTGTGAAGCGGCACGTGAGGAGACCACCCTTCTCCCCGGATACTTTGAATGCGAGATCGGGGCGGAGAAAGCTGGAGACGGAAGCGGAAACAGAAACAGAAACGGAGAAAAAGCGGGCACAGTACAGGAAGAAGAATCCAGTACCGGTGAAATATCAGGAGAAGACCGGAGAGCAGAAGAGAGATCCTGGGTCCTGCTTGATCAGGGAGATGAGGAGCCGGTCAGGATCTCGGGCAGGATAGACCGGGTTGATCTCTCCAGGGACGGGTACTTTGCAATCATCGACTACAAGACCGGGAGTTCCTACCCGAATGCCAAGGGTATCAGGGAGGGGACCGCTCTCCAGCTCCCTCTCTACCTGCTGGCACTTGAGAAGATGAATGAGGATGACGAACTCCCGCTCACCGGTATTGCAGGGTCCTACTGCGAGATCAGCAGAAAGGTCAGGCAGAGCTGGCCGCTGCTGAGCCCGGATCACAAGAACCTGGTCGTGGCAGGAACCAGCAGGGCAACCACCGGGTTCAGGGATATCCTCATGAACTCGCTTGATGCTGCCCGGACCTGTATCAGTCATATCAGGAGTGGAAGATTCCCTCTGCCTGAAACCTGCCAGGTCCCATACTGCGAATATACCGGGATCTGCAGGTTTAACAGGTTCAGGATCAGCGACAGCGGGGAGGAGTCATGA